The Gemmatimonadota bacterium genomic sequence GCGACGTCGCGCGTCCCGCCTCGATCGCGCGCCACCAAAGGAGGATGCCATCCTTGGGCAGGCAGTGGCCCCCGACGCCAAGGGTCGGCACGAGCAGGGCGCCACTCGGGACCGCCATCCCGTCCCGGGACGCGACATCGGTACGGCCGACCTGTTCGTTGGCGGCCTCACGCAGGGCGTGAAAGTCGATCTCATTGGCGTCGCACCACCGCGCGACCTCCGCGGCGAAGGCAATGCGCACGTCGCGATAGGCGTTCTCCAGGGTCTTCACGATCTCGGCCGCCGTGCTGGTCGTCTCCCACAGTCGCCCGCCCGTCACGATCCGCGCGTAGATCGCCGCGATACGGCGCGCGGTCTCCGGCGCGAGCGCGCCGACGAGCTTGTCGGCCGCGGCCACGCGTTCGACGAGGCGTCCCGGCATCACCCGGTTGGGGGAGTTGCCCAGGTGGATGTCGCGTCCCTCCTGTAGCCCGTAGGTGGCAAAGAGGGGTGCGATCACGCTTTCCATCGTGGAGGGCGCGAGCGTGCTCTCGATCACCAGGAGCGGTGCCTTGCGATCCGGCGCGGCGGCGAGGGCCGCGGCGATGCCATGCAGCGCCTCGAACAGCGGTCCATAGTCTGGTGAGAGGTCCTTCCTGTCCGTCTGCACACACACCAGGATCAGGTGGGCGGCGCCACACACGTCATAGGTGTGCGTGGCACGCAGCGTCCCCGCGGCGGCATTCGTGGCCACCAGCGCGTCCAGCGCGGGCTCCACCCCGCCGATGGGCGATTCACCTCGATTGATGGCGTCCACCTTCCACCCGGAGGTGCGGGAGGCGCGCTGGACGACGACGACCTCACCAGGCTCGGCGTCGAGCCGACGCGTTGCGTCTGCCAGAAGGGCGGCCATGGGCATGCCGACAATGCCGGGGCCAACCACGACAGTGCGCCAGCGGGAAAGGTCAGGAGTGGGAATCATGGGCGGGTACCAGGGTGGGACTATCGATGCACTGGCGGTGCCAGAGTTCGAGGTTGAGGAGACCCCAGACCGATCGGGAGAAGGGCGTTGGGGCGTCGAGCAGTGCTTCGACGCGGACGGGGTCGAACAAGCCGCGGTGTCGTGCACGCTCGGAGAGCAGGGTCTCGCGCACAAAGTCTCGTGATGCGCCACTCACCCAGCGGTGCAGTGGAACCGGGAACCCCATCTTGTCCTTGCGGTCGAGCACCGACGCAGGCACCACGTTGCCGACGGCGCGCTTGAGCAGGTACTTGAGTTCGCCGCGGGCGAACTTGCGGCGAGCCGGCATGGACGCGACCAGGTCGACGACGCGATGATCGAGCAGGGGCACGCGCGACTCGAGACCATGGGCCATCGAGACGCGATCCTCGACTTGCAGCAGGGCCGGAAGGCTCGTGCCGAGGTCGAAGTGGGTCATCTTGTTGAAGTAGGCGGGCGTATCGGGTTTGTTGAACACGGCCGCGAACCGCGCGAAGACTTCGTCGCGCCCGCCCGACGCGGCGAACTCCGGCGTGAGCAGCTCGTTCATTCCCCCCGATCGATCCAGCAGGCGAAAGTACCGGCGGTCCATCGGTTCGAAGAGCCCGTCGCGCCAGAACTCCTGGAGCATGGGCACATACGCCCGCATCGCCGGCAGGTTGCGCACCATCGAACCGAGGGAAACGATGTGCTTGTGTTCCTCGTTGGTCTCGAAGATCGCGCCCTTGAGGGCCTGCTCGAAGTACGCCAGCAAGTAGCGCACGTACCCCCCAAAGACCTCATCGCCGCCCTGGCCGCCGAGGACCACCTTGACGTGCTGCGCGGCCAGGCGCGCCGTGACAAACTGCGGGAAGATTCCCGGGCCGGCGGCGGGTTCGTCCATCTGGGCGACGAGCGACGGGAGCAGCGTGACGAACTCCGCCTCGGTGGGAACCACTTCGTGCAGCGGAATCCCGGCGGCAGAAGCGACGGCCCGGGCGTGCGGCGACTCGTCAAAGGCCGGTCCCTCGTCAAAGCGACCGGTGAAGCCGACGATGGGACGATGCCTGGCCGCCAGCGACGCCACGATCCCCGAATCGAGTCCCCCGGAGATGTAGGCACCGACCGGTACGTCCGCGCGACACTGGAGGCGCACGGCGTCCTCGAGCAGCCACTGTACCTGCTCGACAAAGGCGCTCTCGCTGGTCTGCAGGTCGCACCCGAAGGTGGGGGACCAATAACACCAGGTGCGGCGGCGGCCGGACGCGAGGTCCACCTCCATGCAATGCGCTGGCGCCACCTTGTGCACGCCGGCAAACAGGGTCTCCGTGCCGGTGACATACTGAAAGGTCAGATACTCGCGCACCCCGACCGCATTCGGCCGACGCTCCGTCGCCGGGTGCTCCCAGAATGCCTTGATCTCCGATGCGAACAGGAGATCGTCGCCGGCCTGTGTCCAATACAACGGCTTGATCCCGAAGTGATCGCGCGCTGCCAGGAGGGTCCCCCGTCGACGGTCGAGCAGGAGAAACGCGAACATGCCGTTGAGTCGGGCGACACACGCCGCCCCATACTCGTCATACAGCTGCAGCAGTACTTCAGTATCCGAGGTGGTCTGGAAGCTTCGCCCTTTGGCGCGCAGCTCGCTCCGCAACTCCACGTAGTTGTAGATCTCGCCGTTGAAGACGACGGTGAGGTCGCCATGGGTCATCGGCTGGTGGCCAGTGGCGAGGTCGATGATCGACAGTCTTTGGTGCGCGAGCGCCACGCCCGGTTCCACCAGCACGCCGTGATCGTCGGGCCCCCGATGCCGGAGGGTGGTCGCCATGCGGGCCGCCAACCGCTCGGGCACACCCGCACCATGCGCGCGTACAATCCCCACGATGCCGCACATGAGATCAGCGCCCTCCCGCCGCGAGCGCCGACTCAGCCACCCGGACCGGGAGCGATCCCCGCGCCGTGAGCGCGGCAGCGTGGGCAGACATCGGGACGACCTCGAAGTGCTCGTCCAACATGGCAAAGGCGCGGTGCAGCACACGGTGTTTGGTCGCCGTCGGGACGTCCATGCCCGGGAAGAACCCCACCTCTGGCGCCACGTCGGCGCTGACGACGTCCAACGGATGCAGCAGGATGCTGGGCGCGACGCCGGCCACGCGACAGGCGGTGAGCGCCGCGCGCCAGTAGCCTAACGCCAGCGCCTCCGAGTACCGGGCGAGGTAGAGCAGGTAGCTGGGGTGAAACGGGGTCCGGGTTCCAGGCATCACCGTGACCGGGATCTCGAGGAGGGACCGCCCGCCGTCCAGGGCCCAGGCATACGGCGTATTGGGCCAGGTGCCGGCGGACCAGGTGCCGAACAGGGCCGACCGTTCGGCCTTTTCCTGCGGCGTCAGGTGAGCGGTGGCGAAGTAGTAGCGTCGGGCGAGCGGCCCCAACCAGGTGGGGAGGGTGCTCGCGTCGAACTGGTAGCCACGTCGTGCCAGGACATCGAGCAACGTCGGGCTCCAGCTGTAGCCCGGACCGCGAAACGCCGTGGGACGGCGCCCGATCACCCCCGCGATTGCCTCTTCCGCGCGGGCCACCTCGGCTTCGAGCTGGTCTGGTGCGTAGCGCGAGAGCCAGGGTTCATGTTCATGGGAGTGGTTGCCCACCTCATGGCCGGCTCCGACGATGGACTGCAGGGCCGACGCATTCTCGTCGCGTTCGGCATCGACACCGACAACAAAAAAGGTGATGCGGTAGTCCCGCTGGCCAAGGAGATCCAGGGCCACCGGCACCACAGTGTCCAGGTAGGAGGGGCGCGACTCCCACCCCGAGTCACCATGGGTCTTCATGTACGACCACAGGTTATCGAGGTCGAGCGACAGGCTCGCGATGGGGCGGCGGTCAGGCATGGACCACTCCCGGTCGCGCGCCAAGGCGACGAGCCAACGCCTGCGCGGCCCCCTCCGCGAGGCGCACGGTTTCATCGACGTTCAGCGTGCCATGGGCGATCTGCGCCGAATTCACCACGTGCACCCGGGGGTGTGATGTGGCTACGGGTGGCATGGCATCCCTGGAGTAGTGGCGCGTCGAGACCGCGAGCACGTCGCGGGCACGCGCCACCCGTGTCGCGACCACATCGTCGGCGTGCAGGTCGGGGACCATGCGCTGCAGCCCGGCGAGGGCCTGGGCCGCGATGGTCCGATCGTCCAATTCCCAGGCGGGATCGTCCTGCGTGAGATAGCGGGGCAGGTACACGAGGTGGTAGCCCCCAAGCTCCGCGGGGTCCACCAGCGCCGTGGTCTCGATGACGCCGGTGAACGGAAGGCCAGCATCGGTGATGTTGGTGACGTAGAACCCGTGCAGCGGGCGACGCAGCAGGAAGGACGGGCAAATGACGCCCTGATAGGTGACGCGGCCGAGGCGCGCCTGCTCAGCGGCCGTGAGAAAGGGGCAGAGCGCCGACACCTGCGGACAAGAGACAGTGAGCAGCACATCGGCGCCACGCCACGTGCGTCCATCGGCGGCCACGACGTGCACGTGACCCGTATCGGGCACGACCTGCGTCACGCGCGCTCCCGTGGCCACGGACACGCCGGCCGCCTCTACAAAGGCCCGCAGGGCGGGGACCACACGATCGTACCCACTGCGCACATACCCCATCGCCTCGTGGCGTTCGAGCCCGGGCTGGCGCGCGCCGTACATGCGCTTGATAATCGCCCATATGAACGCCGCGCTGGCGGACTCGGCGTTCGCCCCGAGCTTGCTGCGCAGGAGCGGGCCCCAGATGGCCTCCACGGTGGCGCGTCCCGACCACTGCGTCAGCCAGTCGAAGGCGGTGCGTGCTTCCAACGGGGCGGGATCCCGCTGCCGCGCGGCGGCGAGGATGGTCATCGCGAGACGCCCCTTGCCGATGAGGCCAAGCGGCGGAAAGCGCAGAAAGTCGAGCGCCGTCGACATGGAGTACCACCGCCCGTCCACGTAGAAGCCGGTGCGGGTGCGTCCCCAGCGCATCGCGTCCCCAAGCCCGATCTCCCGGAGGAGCGCAAGCAACCGGGTGTCCTGTCCGAGAATGACGTGGTAGAACCGATCCCAGCGCACGTCGCCGATCCCGTCCGCGGCGGCAAGCCCACCCACGTCGGACGCGCCCTCGAGCACAGTCACGTCGTGTCCTTGCTGTCTCAGGCGCAGGGCGAGGGTCAAGCCCAACATGCCACCGCCCACCACGATGACGTCACTCATCGCGGCACCGTGGCAGAGGAGAAGGGAGACGTGCCAACGTCCCGGCGGCGGTCCGGCCAGCGGCGGAGCTGCCGCAGGAGGCCGAGATGCCCGCGGATGACCCGCAGGATCTTGAGCTTGGAGTGGCCGATGAGGCGGACTTCGAGGGTAGCCGGGACCTCCTCCACGCGTTCGCCGGCGAGGACCGTGCGAACGAGCATCTCCGCGATGCCCAGGAATCCCCCATGCGACTGCGGCAGCCCGATCATGGCGCTCCGACGATAGGCCCGAAAGCAGCTGGTGTAGGTGTGCAGTCCCGTGCCTAACGCGCGCGTGTACATCCGCGACAGCGTCCGCGAGAGGACCAGGCGCCACTCCGGCACGTGTCGCACACGGCCCGCCGGGTGGTACGGCGAAGCGGTCACCATCGCCGCGCCGCGTCGCAACGCCGGAAGCAACAACGAAAGCTGGTGTGGATCGTAGGTACAGTCGGCATCGATGGAGCAGGTCAGTTCATCGCGCGACGCCTCGATGCCCGTCCGGATGGCATGCGCAATGCCCCGGTTGCCCTGGTGATGCACCACGCGGCTGCCGGGCAACGTATGCGCGAGGTGTTCCAGCAGGGCTCCCGTGGCGTCACGGGATCCGTCGTTGACGAAGAGGAACGAGACCTCGTACTCACTCGCCAGGTCCCGACGCACCGAGGCCAGCGTGTTGAACAGGAACGGGAGGCTCTCTTCCTCGTTGAAGCACGGCACCACGACGGTCACGGGATGCCGTGGCCGTGGCGCGGGCGTGAGCACAACGGGTTGCACCGTGGCCGTACGCACCACCGCGGCGACCGGGATGGGCGCGAGGTCGAGGAAACGCTCGTAGCTGGTGAACGACTTGTTGCGCATGGCCTCGCGCAGGCGATAGGCGGCGCGCTCGAGATGGCCGTAGTGCCGCCGGCGCGAGAGGCGCGAGACCGCCGTGAGGCGCGGCTGTTCGAGATCCAACTCCCACGCCTGGAAGTACAGGGCTAATGGGGACGCTGGCCAACTCGCGAGTGCATGGCGCACCAGCGGGGCGGGGAGTTGACGCAGCCAGGCGCCACCGCCGACCGGCAACAACCATCCTCCGAGCGACATGGTGGGCACCGGAAACACCCTCAGGGCATGGGTGCCGTGTTGCCAGGTGAAGGGATACCGGGACAGCGGTGCCGGCAACGATTCGCGGCCGAGCGGACGGAACGACGCGTCGTAGTCGTATCCCAGCTCGGCGACGACGTCGAACGCCCATCGGTCCCGGGAGCGGACAAAGTCGGGGATGCGAACCCCGCGGGGCGCCCGACCAGTGGCCGCGGCAATCGCAGCGTGGCCACGGCGTAGTTCCCCTTCCAGCCCCCTTCGGTCCAACTGCCGAACGCCGGCGTGGGAGAACCCGGCATTGGCGACATCGTGCCCCCGTGCGATGACCGATCGCACGAGCTCCGGCATGTGTTCCGCCACCCAGCCCAAGGTGAAGAACGTCGCCTGGGCACCTACCTCGTCCAGCAGGGCCAGTGCGGCGCCGGTGGCATGCGAGAGCCGCGACTCAAACCGCGTCCAATGCCCGGGCTCCACGAGGGGCTGGAATGCCCCCGCATGGTAGTAGTCCTCCAGCGAAACGCCGATGACGTTCCGGGGACGTTCGGGACGGTTTGACGAATGCGTGTGACCCACGACAGGCACCAGAGCAACTGTCAGCCCATCGTTTCCGTCGCCCCGCTGACGACTTGTAAGTCATGGTAAAACAATGACTTAGCCTGAGCAGGCGGACGCCCGGTCCAAGACGAGGCGCATTGACCCCGAATGCATGAGGCCGTCACGCCACATGTTTGTGACCCACGTTCCACACGGGCTGACGCTATTTGGCCTCGACGCGCCAGACGCGGAGGGAGGTTGTCTCGAAAACCAAACGAAGCCACGGGCGCTCTGCCGCCAGCAGGGTGTCCATCCCCGCAGCCCCAATGGCCCAGGTACCCGCGTCTCCCTGCACGATGTGTGTTATTCCGTGCTCGAGAAGGAACGCTCGCGCCGTGTCCGGTTCAGCGCCGAACAGCGGGGCGGAGGGGATCCCGGTCTCCCAGGTCAGGACCCGGGGACTGAAGAAGGCCACACGTGTCGACGGGTCGGCATCGTGTGCCAACGAGAGAAAGCGTGTCACGGCTACGACGTCGGGTGTCGAAGCCCACGTGCCTGGTGGTGCGTGCCGGAGTTGTTGCCCCACGCCCACCGCGACCAGTCCCGCCGCGATCATGGCGACGATCCGGCCACGGGTGCGGTCGAGGCGTGGGGGCAGAGCCCAAAAGAGGCATGCAGGTACCAGCGGGACGAGCGGCCAGAGATACCGTCCGGCTCGCGTGGGCAGGGCGAGGAGCATCAGCACGTACCAGGCACCCACGACCAAGGTCGCGCGGTGCCGAGAGTCGCGCAGCCGCGACCATCCGCCGGCGAAGGCCAGCGAGAACACGATGGCACCAAGGCTCCATCGGGCCACACGCCCGGGCACCATGACGGGAAGCGCTTGCCAGGCACCGTCCAACATCGCCGCGAGGTTCAGCCGAAGGTCGGCAACCAACGCTGCCGGGCCGCGCACGCTTTCGCTTCCAAGGGCGCTCCCAGCCGACATCCCGACGAGGATGGCCAGGGCCACCAGCGTCCAGGCGAGGCACGCGATGCCCCAACGCGTTCGTGCAGCCCGGTCAGGTCCAAGGAGCACGATCGTCGCTGCGGCCGGAATCAATGGAAGGGCGGCCATACGGAACGAGAACGCCAACGATCCGGCGATCACGAGGGCGGCGGTGGCCGCGTGCCCCGGGCGCCGAGCGGCGAGGAGCGCCATCCAGG encodes the following:
- a CDS encoding nucleotide sugar dehydrogenase — translated: MIPTPDLSRWRTVVVGPGIVGMPMAALLADATRRLDAEPGEVVVVQRASRTSGWKVDAINRGESPIGGVEPALDALVATNAAAGTLRATHTYDVCGAAHLILVCVQTDRKDLSPDYGPLFEALHGIAAALAAAPDRKAPLLVIESTLAPSTMESVIAPLFATYGLQEGRDIHLGNSPNRVMPGRLVERVAAADKLVGALAPETARRIAAIYARIVTGGRLWETTSTAAEIVKTLENAYRDVRIAFAAEVARWCDANEIDFHALREAANEQVGRTDVASRDGMAVPSGALLVPTLGVGGHCLPKDGILLWWRAIEAGRATSHSLIMASREINDASPGLTAAMATTRLGPLSGKRVAILGAAYRGDSEDTRNAPALVLARLLRGAGAQVTLHDPYVRPTDANIAAAALTEALTTSLDGALRDAEVVFVAVAHAAYRGLARFLDQVAPHARLLVDGANLFTPSEFALCQAHYVGIGKGHKAPSAALVEAVVAQFRAVERGIAHEVSDMVDFLNARGTWADGPLVRYADVQAMARSCATGCDLVDVEPVDGWTAHPFESRLAVLARKRWGYAPRYDAPRVVVAS
- the asnB gene encoding asparagine synthase (glutamine-hydrolyzing), producing MCGIVGIVRAHGAGVPERLAARMATTLRHRGPDDHGVLVEPGVALAHQRLSIIDLATGHQPMTHGDLTVVFNGEIYNYVELRSELRAKGRSFQTTSDTEVLLQLYDEYGAACVARLNGMFAFLLLDRRRGTLLAARDHFGIKPLYWTQAGDDLLFASEIKAFWEHPATERRPNAVGVREYLTFQYVTGTETLFAGVHKVAPAHCMEVDLASGRRRTWCYWSPTFGCDLQTSESAFVEQVQWLLEDAVRLQCRADVPVGAYISGGLDSGIVASLAARHRPIVGFTGRFDEGPAFDESPHARAVASAAGIPLHEVVPTEAEFVTLLPSLVAQMDEPAAGPGIFPQFVTARLAAQHVKVVLGGQGGDEVFGGYVRYLLAYFEQALKGAIFETNEEHKHIVSLGSMVRNLPAMRAYVPMLQEFWRDGLFEPMDRRYFRLLDRSGGMNELLTPEFAASGGRDEVFARFAAVFNKPDTPAYFNKMTHFDLGTSLPALLQVEDRVSMAHGLESRVPLLDHRVVDLVASMPARRKFARGELKYLLKRAVGNVVPASVLDRKDKMGFPVPLHRWVSGASRDFVRETLLSERARHRGLFDPVRVEALLDAPTPFSRSVWGLLNLELWHRQCIDSPTLVPAHDSHS
- a CDS encoding polysaccharide deacetylase family protein, whose translation is MPDRRPIASLSLDLDNLWSYMKTHGDSGWESRPSYLDTVVPVALDLLGQRDYRITFFVVGVDAERDENASALQSIVGAGHEVGNHSHEHEPWLSRYAPDQLEAEVARAEEAIAGVIGRRPTAFRGPGYSWSPTLLDVLARRGYQFDASTLPTWLGPLARRYYFATAHLTPQEKAERSALFGTWSAGTWPNTPYAWALDGGRSLLEIPVTVMPGTRTPFHPSYLLYLARYSEALALGYWRAALTACRVAGVAPSILLHPLDVVSADVAPEVGFFPGMDVPTATKHRVLHRAFAMLDEHFEVVPMSAHAAALTARGSLPVRVAESALAAGGR
- a CDS encoding NAD(P)/FAD-dependent oxidoreductase, with amino-acid sequence MSDVIVVGGGMLGLTLALRLRQQGHDVTVLEGASDVGGLAAADGIGDVRWDRFYHVILGQDTRLLALLREIGLGDAMRWGRTRTGFYVDGRWYSMSTALDFLRFPPLGLIGKGRLAMTILAAARQRDPAPLEARTAFDWLTQWSGRATVEAIWGPLLRSKLGANAESASAAFIWAIIKRMYGARQPGLERHEAMGYVRSGYDRVVPALRAFVEAAGVSVATGARVTQVVPDTGHVHVVAADGRTWRGADVLLTVSCPQVSALCPFLTAAEQARLGRVTYQGVICPSFLLRRPLHGFYVTNITDAGLPFTGVIETTALVDPAELGGYHLVYLPRYLTQDDPAWELDDRTIAAQALAGLQRMVPDLHADDVVATRVARARDVLAVSTRHYSRDAMPPVATSHPRVHVVNSAQIAHGTLNVDETVRLAEGAAQALARRLGARPGVVHA
- a CDS encoding glycosyltransferase yields the protein MGHTHSSNRPERPRNVIGVSLEDYYHAGAFQPLVEPGHWTRFESRLSHATGAALALLDEVGAQATFFTLGWVAEHMPELVRSVIARGHDVANAGFSHAGVRQLDRRGLEGELRRGHAAIAAATGRAPRGVRIPDFVRSRDRWAFDVVAELGYDYDASFRPLGRESLPAPLSRYPFTWQHGTHALRVFPVPTMSLGGWLLPVGGGAWLRQLPAPLVRHALASWPASPLALYFQAWELDLEQPRLTAVSRLSRRRHYGHLERAAYRLREAMRNKSFTSYERFLDLAPIPVAAVVRTATVQPVVLTPAPRPRHPVTVVVPCFNEEESLPFLFNTLASVRRDLASEYEVSFLFVNDGSRDATGALLEHLAHTLPGSRVVHHQGNRGIAHAIRTGIEASRDELTCSIDADCTYDPHQLSLLLPALRRGAAMVTASPYHPAGRVRHVPEWRLVLSRTLSRMYTRALGTGLHTYTSCFRAYRRSAMIGLPQSHGGFLGIAEMLVRTVLAGERVEEVPATLEVRLIGHSKLKILRVIRGHLGLLRQLRRWPDRRRDVGTSPFSSATVPR